One Rhododendron vialii isolate Sample 1 chromosome 2a, ASM3025357v1 genomic region harbors:
- the LOC131316177 gene encoding uncharacterized protein LOC131316177 isoform X2 — protein sequence MQPALLTARCLTQIPLQFRRLSINHPNPHLKSFSSSSSSSSSSSSSPIICFTSIKKPKSRRLLTLCSSAGPKSSDANCESVAKDRTEEEALTANLESQQESGWRVEVGNPNVPPLVSTGKLSLSDQAFFLLAFIACTTSAAFVSLVIAAVPTLYAMGKAAISLSKLSDTAREELPSTMAAIRLSSMEISDLTLELSDLSQEIADGVSNSAQAVQAAKAGIRKVGFFARQQTVAMIQERANLPPISLQPVVAGAAKKTSRAVGQATKNFINMISGGEVSSENQNENMIG from the exons ATGCAACCCGCTCTCCTCACTGCTCGTTGCCTCACTCAAATTCCACTTCAATTTCGCCGCCTTTCAATAAATCACCCCAATCCCCATCTCAaatccttctcttcttcttcttcttcttcttcttcatcatcttcaagTCCCATAATCTGTTTCACTTCCATAAAAAAGCCCAAATCTCGTCGTTTGCTCACGCTTTGCTCCTCTGCCGGCCCGAAATCCTCCGATGCTAATTGCGAATCGGTTGCGAAAGATCGAACAGAAGAAGAGGCCTTGACGGCTAACCTTGAGTCACAACAGGAGAGTGGGTGGAGAGTGGAAGTGGGAAACCCTAATGTCCCTCCGTTGGTTTCAACGGGTAAGCTGAGCCTGAGCGACCAGGCTTTCTTCCTCTTGGCCTTCATTGCTTGCACG ACATCTGCGGCATTTGTGAGCCTTGTTattgcagcagtaccaacactATAT GCAATGGGTAAAGCTGCAATATCTCTTTCAAAGCTGTCTGACACTGCTCGTGAGGAGCTTCCTAGTACAATGGCTGCTATCCGCCTCTCCAGCATGGAAATAAGTGATCTTACTCTAGAATTGAGTGACCTGAG CCAAGAGATAGCGGATGGGGTCAGCAACTCTGCTCAAGCTGTGCAAGCAGCCAAAGCTGGAATTCGGAAAGTTGGTTTCTTTGCTCGGCAACAAACTGTGG CAATGATTCAGGAAAGGGCAAACCTGCCCCCAATATCTTTGCAGCCGGTTGTTGCTGGGGCTGCAAAGAAGACTTCACGTGCCGTTGGCCAAGCCACAAAGAACTTTATCAACATGATATCTGGAGGAGAAGTTAGTTCAGagaatcaaaatgaaaacatgatAGGATAG
- the LOC131316177 gene encoding uncharacterized protein LOC131316177 isoform X3, translated as MQPALLTARCLTQIPLQFRRLSINHPNPHLKSFSSSSSSSSSSSSSPIICFTSIKKPKSRRLLTLCSSAGPKSSDANCESVAKDRTEEEALTANLESQQESGWRVEVGNPNVPPLVSTGKLSLSDQAFFLLAFIACTAMGKAAISLSKLSDTAREELPSTMAAIRLSSMEISDLTLELSDLSQEIADGVSNSAQAVQAAKAGIRKVGFFARQQTVAMIQERANLPPISLQPVVAGAAKKTSRAVGQATKNFINMISGGEVSSENQNENMIG; from the exons ATGCAACCCGCTCTCCTCACTGCTCGTTGCCTCACTCAAATTCCACTTCAATTTCGCCGCCTTTCAATAAATCACCCCAATCCCCATCTCAaatccttctcttcttcttcttcttcttcttcttcatcatcttcaagTCCCATAATCTGTTTCACTTCCATAAAAAAGCCCAAATCTCGTCGTTTGCTCACGCTTTGCTCCTCTGCCGGCCCGAAATCCTCCGATGCTAATTGCGAATCGGTTGCGAAAGATCGAACAGAAGAAGAGGCCTTGACGGCTAACCTTGAGTCACAACAGGAGAGTGGGTGGAGAGTGGAAGTGGGAAACCCTAATGTCCCTCCGTTGGTTTCAACGGGTAAGCTGAGCCTGAGCGACCAGGCTTTCTTCCTCTTGGCCTTCATTGCTTGCACG GCAATGGGTAAAGCTGCAATATCTCTTTCAAAGCTGTCTGACACTGCTCGTGAGGAGCTTCCTAGTACAATGGCTGCTATCCGCCTCTCCAGCATGGAAATAAGTGATCTTACTCTAGAATTGAGTGACCTGAG CCAAGAGATAGCGGATGGGGTCAGCAACTCTGCTCAAGCTGTGCAAGCAGCCAAAGCTGGAATTCGGAAAGTTGGTTTCTTTGCTCGGCAACAAACTGTGG CAATGATTCAGGAAAGGGCAAACCTGCCCCCAATATCTTTGCAGCCGGTTGTTGCTGGGGCTGCAAAGAAGACTTCACGTGCCGTTGGCCAAGCCACAAAGAACTTTATCAACATGATATCTGGAGGAGAAGTTAGTTCAGagaatcaaaatgaaaacatgatAGGATAG
- the LOC131316177 gene encoding uncharacterized protein LOC131316177 isoform X1 produces MQPALLTARCLTQIPLQFRRLSINHPNPHLKSFSSSSSSSSSSSSSPIICFTSIKKPKSRRLLTLCSSAGPKSSDANCESVAKDRTEEEALTANLESQQESGWRVEVGNPNVPPLVSTGKLSLSDQAFFLLAFIACTLLMQTSAAFVSLVIAAVPTLYAMGKAAISLSKLSDTAREELPSTMAAIRLSSMEISDLTLELSDLSQEIADGVSNSAQAVQAAKAGIRKVGFFARQQTVAMIQERANLPPISLQPVVAGAAKKTSRAVGQATKNFINMISGGEVSSENQNENMIG; encoded by the exons ATGCAACCCGCTCTCCTCACTGCTCGTTGCCTCACTCAAATTCCACTTCAATTTCGCCGCCTTTCAATAAATCACCCCAATCCCCATCTCAaatccttctcttcttcttcttcttcttcttcttcatcatcttcaagTCCCATAATCTGTTTCACTTCCATAAAAAAGCCCAAATCTCGTCGTTTGCTCACGCTTTGCTCCTCTGCCGGCCCGAAATCCTCCGATGCTAATTGCGAATCGGTTGCGAAAGATCGAACAGAAGAAGAGGCCTTGACGGCTAACCTTGAGTCACAACAGGAGAGTGGGTGGAGAGTGGAAGTGGGAAACCCTAATGTCCCTCCGTTGGTTTCAACGGGTAAGCTGAGCCTGAGCGACCAGGCTTTCTTCCTCTTGGCCTTCATTGCTTGCACG TTATTGATGCAGACATCTGCGGCATTTGTGAGCCTTGTTattgcagcagtaccaacactATAT GCAATGGGTAAAGCTGCAATATCTCTTTCAAAGCTGTCTGACACTGCTCGTGAGGAGCTTCCTAGTACAATGGCTGCTATCCGCCTCTCCAGCATGGAAATAAGTGATCTTACTCTAGAATTGAGTGACCTGAG CCAAGAGATAGCGGATGGGGTCAGCAACTCTGCTCAAGCTGTGCAAGCAGCCAAAGCTGGAATTCGGAAAGTTGGTTTCTTTGCTCGGCAACAAACTGTGG CAATGATTCAGGAAAGGGCAAACCTGCCCCCAATATCTTTGCAGCCGGTTGTTGCTGGGGCTGCAAAGAAGACTTCACGTGCCGTTGGCCAAGCCACAAAGAACTTTATCAACATGATATCTGGAGGAGAAGTTAGTTCAGagaatcaaaatgaaaacatgatAGGATAG